Proteins encoded by one window of Anaeromyxobacter sp.:
- a CDS encoding dicarboxylate/amino acid:cation symporter, with translation MVNHRTMLAAVVLGATLGLLANLLGGQAPWIGWVVTTLAQPVGQLFLRLLFMLVVPLLFSALVLGLCELDLGQLGRMGARMLGYTVVVSTVAVLIGMTLVNLVGPGRGLPDEVRTLARAGAGAIAAAPAPAAVGPALVVMLVPDNPIKAAASGDMLGVIVFSLLFGVALALTRTEAARRLQGGIQGLYDVSMTLVHGVLKLAPLGVGALLFTLTARLGGEALRPVALYVLVVVGGLLLHLFGVYSLSVWFLGGMSPRAFFRGSRLALVTAFSTASSSATLPTALDVADRELKLPPRVARFVLTAGSAMNQNGTALFEGVTVLFLAQVFAVPLSLPQQALVMLICVLAGIGTAGIPGGSIPALAMVLGVFGIPVEGIGLILGVDRLLDMCRTTVNVAGDLAAAVYVARHTDPPGRVAAPPAAS, from the coding sequence ATGGTGAACCATCGGACCATGCTGGCGGCGGTGGTGCTCGGCGCCACCCTGGGCCTGCTCGCCAACCTGCTGGGCGGCCAAGCGCCCTGGATCGGCTGGGTGGTGACCACCCTGGCCCAGCCGGTCGGCCAGCTCTTCCTCCGGCTGCTCTTCATGCTGGTGGTGCCGCTGCTCTTCTCGGCGCTGGTGCTCGGCCTGTGCGAGCTCGACCTCGGCCAGCTCGGCCGCATGGGCGCCCGCATGCTCGGCTACACGGTGGTGGTCTCGACGGTGGCGGTGCTCATCGGCATGACGCTGGTGAACCTGGTGGGCCCGGGGCGCGGGCTGCCCGACGAGGTCCGGACCCTGGCGCGCGCCGGCGCCGGCGCCATCGCCGCCGCCCCCGCCCCGGCCGCGGTCGGGCCGGCCCTGGTGGTGATGCTGGTGCCCGACAACCCCATCAAGGCGGCCGCCAGCGGCGACATGCTGGGCGTCATCGTCTTCTCGCTGCTCTTCGGGGTGGCGCTGGCGCTCACCCGCACCGAGGCGGCGCGCCGGCTGCAGGGCGGCATCCAGGGGCTCTACGACGTCTCCATGACCCTGGTGCACGGCGTGCTCAAGCTGGCCCCCCTGGGCGTGGGCGCGCTGCTCTTCACGCTGACGGCGCGGCTCGGCGGCGAGGCGCTGCGCCCGGTGGCGCTCTACGTGCTGGTGGTGGTGGGCGGGCTGCTCCTCCACCTCTTCGGCGTCTACTCGCTGTCGGTCTGGTTCCTCGGCGGCATGAGCCCGCGCGCCTTCTTCAGGGGCTCCCGCCTGGCCCTGGTGACCGCCTTCTCCACCGCCTCCTCGTCGGCCACCCTGCCCACCGCGCTCGACGTGGCCGACCGCGAGCTGAAGCTGCCGCCCAGGGTGGCCCGCTTCGTCCTCACCGCCGGCTCGGCCATGAACCAGAACGGCACCGCGCTCTTCGAGGGGGTCACGGTGCTGTTCCTGGCGCAGGTCTTCGCCGTGCCGCTCTCGCTGCCGCAGCAGGCCCTGGTGATGCTCATCTGCGTGCTGGCCGGCATCGGCACCGCCGGCATCCCGGGCGGGTCCATCCCGGCCCTGGCCATGGTGCTCGGCGTCTTCGGCATCCCGGTGGAGGGGATCGGCCTGATCCTGGGGGTGGATCGCCTCCTCGACATGTGCCGGACCACCGTGAACGTGGCCGGCGACCTGGCCGCGGCCGTCTACGTGGCGCGCCACACCGACCCACCCGGACGAGTTGCCGCACCCCCCGCCGCATCCTGA
- the hoxE gene encoding bidirectional hydrogenase complex protein HoxE, with protein sequence MSDPGGSAGHPSGDKRFKMLDAALRRQQYQSDALLEILHAAQELFGFLSDDVLTYVGRGLKLPLSRVYGVATFYNLFTLEPKGAHTCTVCLGTACYVKGAGDILQGLTEAHGVKAGGTTADGQVSVVVARCVGACGAAPAVVFDHQLTGQQTRAAVLERVKAWRSAP encoded by the coding sequence ATGAGCGACCCGGGGGGGAGCGCTGGCCATCCCAGCGGCGACAAGCGCTTCAAGATGCTCGACGCCGCGCTGCGGCGGCAGCAGTACCAGTCTGACGCGCTGCTCGAGATCCTGCACGCGGCCCAGGAGCTGTTCGGGTTCCTGTCCGACGACGTGCTCACCTACGTCGGGCGCGGGCTCAAGCTCCCGCTCAGCCGGGTCTACGGCGTGGCCACCTTCTACAACCTCTTCACCCTCGAGCCGAAGGGCGCCCACACCTGCACGGTGTGCCTGGGCACCGCCTGCTACGTGAAGGGAGCCGGCGACATCCTGCAGGGGCTCACCGAGGCCCACGGCGTCAAGGCGGGCGGCACCACCGCCGACGGCCAGGTCTCGGTGGTGGTGGCCCGCTGCGTCGGCGCCTGCGGCGCGGCCCCGGCGGTGGTGTTCGACCACCAGCTCACCGGGCAGCAGACCAGGGCCGCGGTGCTGGAGCGGGTCAAGGCCTGGCGGAGCGCACCATGA
- a CDS encoding B12-binding domain-containing radical SAM protein: MRALLVQPRSPVTYWSYEHSLPFVGKATTLPPLGLVTLAAHLPERWDLRLRDLNVAPLTEADLAWSEVVLLSGMLVQADSMQEVLRRARAAGRRTVVGGPAAAGSPGLFDLADHLFLGEAEGRLDLLVRTLEAPGTSPPRLLSPAGDDRPDLALARVPRFDLLEVTRYANQALQYSRGCPFHCEFCDIVELYGSVPRVKTTAQVVAELDAVYARGARGALFFVDDNFVGNRREVARLLPVLRAWQAQHGFPFEFLTEASVDLATHPELVAGMVAAGFSAVFLGIETPSREALGQAGKTQNLRMPQERAVEDLTVAGLEVFAGFIVGFDSDQPDIFERQLEFISSLPIPRAMVGVLTALPGTRLWRRLEQEGRLRPDTAASGDAFARPNFQPAMDERTLLLGYRRLLAALFDADGYYARAARHLALTAFRPGAAAYGSAVDGATALARAVWRIGLRGPRRAHFWRLLAAARRRGLAAVPRAITLAIVGESLIRYTQEVVLPRLDAALAALPPAALPPVTRPPAQAAGIPAGAHPLVTLPAVLRRAPGAALGAGSA; the protein is encoded by the coding sequence ATGCGCGCCCTCCTGGTCCAGCCGCGATCACCCGTCACCTACTGGAGCTACGAGCACAGCCTGCCCTTCGTGGGGAAGGCCACCACGCTCCCGCCGCTGGGGCTGGTTACCCTGGCCGCCCACCTGCCGGAGCGCTGGGACTTGCGCCTGCGCGACCTCAACGTGGCCCCGCTCACCGAGGCCGACCTGGCCTGGTCGGAGGTGGTGCTGCTCTCCGGCATGCTGGTCCAGGCCGACTCGATGCAGGAGGTGCTGCGCCGCGCCCGCGCCGCGGGGCGGCGCACCGTGGTGGGCGGCCCGGCCGCGGCCGGCTCGCCGGGGCTCTTCGACCTGGCCGACCACCTCTTCCTGGGCGAGGCGGAGGGGCGGCTCGACCTCCTGGTGCGGACCCTGGAGGCGCCGGGGACCTCGCCGCCGCGCCTGCTCTCGCCGGCGGGCGACGACCGGCCGGACCTGGCCCTGGCGCGCGTGCCCCGCTTCGATCTCCTGGAGGTCACGCGCTACGCCAACCAGGCGCTGCAGTACTCGCGCGGCTGCCCCTTCCACTGCGAGTTCTGCGACATCGTCGAGCTCTACGGCAGCGTCCCGCGCGTCAAGACCACCGCCCAGGTGGTGGCCGAGCTCGACGCGGTGTACGCCCGCGGCGCCCGCGGCGCGCTCTTCTTCGTGGACGACAACTTCGTGGGGAACCGGCGCGAGGTGGCCCGCCTGCTGCCGGTGCTGCGGGCCTGGCAGGCGCAGCACGGCTTCCCGTTCGAGTTCCTCACCGAGGCCAGCGTGGACCTGGCGACCCACCCGGAGCTGGTGGCCGGGATGGTGGCGGCCGGCTTCTCCGCCGTGTTCCTGGGCATCGAGACCCCCTCGCGCGAGGCCCTCGGCCAGGCCGGCAAGACCCAGAACCTGCGCATGCCGCAGGAGCGGGCCGTCGAGGACCTCACCGTGGCCGGGCTGGAGGTCTTCGCCGGCTTCATCGTGGGCTTCGACAGCGACCAGCCGGACATCTTCGAGCGGCAGCTCGAGTTCATCTCCAGCCTGCCCATCCCGCGCGCCATGGTGGGGGTGCTGACCGCCCTCCCCGGCACCAGGCTGTGGCGCCGGCTGGAGCAGGAGGGCCGCCTCCGCCCGGACACGGCCGCCTCGGGGGACGCCTTCGCCCGCCCCAACTTCCAGCCGGCCATGGACGAGCGGACCCTGCTCCTCGGCTACCGCCGCCTGCTGGCGGCGCTCTTCGACGCCGACGGCTACTACGCCCGCGCGGCCCGCCACCTGGCGCTGACGGCCTTCCGGCCCGGCGCCGCCGCCTACGGCTCGGCCGTGGACGGGGCCACGGCGCTGGCGCGGGCGGTCTGGCGCATCGGCCTGCGCGGGCCGCGCCGGGCCCACTTCTGGCGGCTGCTGGCGGCCGCGCGGCGGCGGGGCCTGGCCGCCGTGCCGCGGGCCATCACGCTGGCCATCGTCGGCGAGAGCCTCATCCGCTACACGCAGGAGGTGGTGCTGCCGCGCCTCGACGCGGCGCTGGCCGCCCTGCCGCCGGCCGCCCTGCCGCCGGTCACCCGCCCGCCAGCGCAGGCCGCCGGGATCCCGGCAGGGGCGCATCCGCTAGTGACCCTCCCCGCGGTCCTCCGGCGGGCGCCGGGCGCGGCCCTGGGGGCAGGGTCGGCGTGA
- a CDS encoding site-specific DNA-methyltransferase: MARRLDLHPWDRLPGTAARGAGWALAQGDCLAALEKLPPASVDLCFADPPYMLSNGGSTCQSGKRVSVDKGQWDVSRGVAGDHAFQTEWLRAVRRVLKPSGTLWVSGTQHVIFSIGFALQELGYHLLNTVTWYKPNASPNLACRMFTHSTEILLWASPMKQKPLGHRFNYKAMKQENGGKQMRDLWAITEQPVPGGEQVIWPLPTPPPREKAHGRHPTQKPVALLDRVVAASASPGDLVLDPFCGSGTTGVAAVRAGCRFLGLEMDPQYVELAARRLKSVEAEAGAVAGAVAQAR; encoded by the coding sequence ATGGCGAGAAGACTGGATCTTCACCCGTGGGACCGGCTCCCTGGCACCGCGGCACGCGGCGCCGGCTGGGCGCTGGCGCAGGGCGACTGCCTGGCGGCGCTGGAGAAGCTGCCGCCGGCCTCGGTGGACCTGTGCTTCGCCGACCCGCCCTACATGCTCTCCAACGGCGGCTCCACCTGCCAGTCCGGCAAGCGGGTCTCGGTGGACAAGGGCCAGTGGGACGTCTCGCGCGGCGTGGCCGGCGACCACGCCTTCCAGACCGAGTGGCTGCGGGCGGTGCGCCGGGTCCTCAAGCCCTCCGGCACCCTGTGGGTCTCGGGCACGCAGCACGTCATCTTCTCCATCGGCTTCGCGCTGCAGGAGCTCGGGTACCACCTGCTCAACACCGTCACCTGGTACAAGCCCAACGCCTCGCCCAACCTGGCGTGCCGCATGTTCACGCACTCCACCGAGATCCTGCTCTGGGCCAGCCCCATGAAGCAGAAGCCGCTGGGGCACCGCTTCAACTACAAGGCCATGAAGCAGGAGAACGGCGGCAAGCAGATGCGCGACCTGTGGGCCATCACCGAGCAGCCGGTGCCGGGCGGCGAGCAGGTCATCTGGCCCCTGCCCACCCCGCCGCCGCGCGAGAAGGCCCACGGGCGCCACCCCACCCAGAAGCCGGTGGCGCTGCTCGACCGGGTGGTGGCGGCCAGCGCCTCCCCCGGCGACCTGGTGCTCGATCCCTTCTGCGGCTCCGGCACCACCGGCGTGGCCGCGGTGCGGGCCGGCTGCCGGTTCCTGGGGCTGGAGATGGATCCGCAGTACGTGGAGCTGGCGGCGCGGCGGCTCAAGAGCGTCGAGGCCGAGGCGGGCGCGGTGGCCGGGGCAGTGGCCCAGGCCAGGTAG
- the queG gene encoding tRNA epoxyqueuosine(34) reductase QueG, translating to MPPPLDSPAVKAAAHRAGFHEVGVARAAPLDPGPLDHALERGYQAEMAWLSTQRAERLDPARLLPGVRSVVALALSYRSAERAEPGPGEGRVARYARGRDYHAVLKKKLKGLVADLAAQAPGARFFPSADVAPVMEKAWAERAGLGWVGKNGCLITPRHGSWVLLATLLTDLELEPDAPARERCGTCQACLPACPTGAIPEPGYVDARRCLSFWTIERRGPLPDAMMGRLGGWVFGCDDCQVACPWNAEVPPSSDPELLPREGQAEPRLEELLQLTPAEYARRFHGTALARARQDGLQRNAALLAGESGDARWAPLLRPLLQSPHEGVRAAAAWALERLGRA from the coding sequence GTGCCCCCACCCCTCGACAGCCCGGCCGTCAAGGCGGCGGCCCACCGCGCCGGCTTCCACGAGGTGGGGGTGGCGCGGGCGGCGCCGCTCGACCCCGGCCCGCTCGACCACGCGCTCGAGCGCGGCTACCAGGCCGAGATGGCCTGGCTCTCCACCCAGCGCGCCGAGCGGCTCGACCCGGCGCGGCTCCTGCCCGGGGTGCGGAGCGTGGTGGCGCTGGCGCTCTCCTACCGGAGCGCCGAGCGGGCGGAGCCGGGCCCGGGGGAGGGGCGGGTGGCCCGCTACGCCCGCGGCCGCGACTACCACGCGGTGCTGAAGAAGAAGCTGAAGGGGCTGGTGGCCGACCTGGCGGCCCAGGCGCCCGGGGCGCGCTTCTTCCCCAGCGCCGACGTGGCGCCGGTGATGGAGAAGGCCTGGGCCGAGCGGGCCGGCCTGGGCTGGGTGGGCAAGAACGGCTGCCTCATCACCCCCCGCCACGGCTCCTGGGTGCTGCTGGCCACCCTGCTCACCGACCTCGAGCTCGAGCCGGACGCGCCGGCCCGGGAGCGCTGCGGCACCTGCCAGGCCTGCCTGCCGGCCTGCCCCACCGGCGCCATCCCGGAGCCGGGCTACGTGGACGCGCGGCGCTGCCTCTCCTTCTGGACCATCGAGCGGCGCGGGCCGCTGCCGGACGCCATGATGGGGCGGCTCGGCGGCTGGGTCTTCGGCTGCGACGACTGCCAGGTGGCCTGCCCGTGGAACGCCGAGGTGCCGCCCTCGTCCGACCCGGAGCTCCTGCCGCGCGAGGGCCAGGCGGAGCCCCGCCTGGAGGAGCTGCTCCAGCTCACCCCCGCCGAGTACGCCCGCCGCTTCCACGGCACCGCGCTGGCGCGGGCCCGCCAGGACGGCCTGCAGCGCAACGCCGCCCTCCTGGCCGGCGAGTCGGGCGACGCCCGCTGGGCGCCGCTGCTCCGGCCGCTCCTCCAGAGCCCCCACGAGGGCGTCCGCGCCGCCGCGGCCTGGGCGCTCGAGCGGCTCGGCCGGGCCTGA
- a CDS encoding folate-binding protein has product MTPTERLESARSALAVGPLQARALLRATGRDAHDYLHRMCTQVVNGLAPGRTTYACFLTAKGHLLGEGHLLGLEDGVLLDLDPRSLAETKGLLEKFVIMDEVVFEDLSETHAVVPLTGGALAAGPGGEPAVALAAAVATLGVWAHQNGRRGAPGLDLVAPLAVAERLRAALLAAGAAALDEQDLEILRVEGGFARFGQDMDGSRLPMEAGLTRAGIAFDKGCYIGQEVVLRATQRGQIQKGLVQLALPAAAGPGSPLSVGGVEVGAVTSAVDAPSGRLGLGYLRRAHWAEGTRVATAGGEAVVRRLLVTEPEQKAGV; this is encoded by the coding sequence ATGACGCCCACCGAGCGACTGGAGTCCGCCCGCAGCGCCCTGGCCGTGGGCCCGCTCCAGGCCCGCGCCCTGCTGCGCGCCACCGGGCGGGACGCCCACGACTACCTGCACCGCATGTGCACCCAGGTGGTGAACGGCCTGGCCCCCGGCCGGACCACCTACGCCTGCTTCCTCACCGCCAAGGGCCACCTGCTCGGCGAGGGCCACCTGCTCGGCCTGGAGGACGGGGTGCTCCTCGACCTCGACCCGCGCTCGCTGGCCGAGACCAAGGGGCTCCTGGAGAAGTTCGTCATCATGGACGAGGTGGTCTTCGAGGACCTCTCGGAGACCCACGCGGTGGTGCCGCTCACGGGTGGGGCGCTGGCGGCCGGGCCAGGTGGCGAGCCGGCCGTGGCCCTGGCGGCCGCGGTGGCCACCCTGGGCGTCTGGGCCCACCAGAACGGCCGGCGCGGCGCGCCCGGGCTCGACCTGGTGGCGCCCCTGGCGGTGGCGGAGCGGCTCCGCGCGGCGCTGCTGGCCGCCGGCGCGGCGGCGCTCGACGAGCAGGACCTGGAGATCCTGCGGGTGGAGGGCGGCTTCGCCCGCTTCGGCCAGGACATGGACGGCAGCCGGCTCCCCATGGAGGCCGGGCTGACGCGCGCCGGCATCGCCTTCGACAAGGGCTGCTACATCGGGCAGGAGGTGGTGCTGCGGGCCACCCAGCGCGGGCAGATCCAGAAGGGGCTGGTGCAGCTCGCGCTGCCGGCGGCGGCGGGGCCGGGCTCGCCGCTCTCGGTGGGCGGCGTCGAGGTGGGCGCGGTGACCAGCGCCGTGGACGCGCCCTCCGGGCGGCTCGGGCTCGGCTACCTGCGGCGGGCCCACTGGGCCGAGGGCACGCGGGTGGCGACGGCCGGCGGCGAGGCGGTGGTGCGGCGCCTGCTGGTCACCGAGCCGGAGCAGAAGGCCGGGGTCTAG
- a CDS encoding CarD family transcriptional regulator — protein sequence MRGSPPRHPDDPKAEFSALEGIIQDASELKPGDRLVYPSQGVCAVIGVEVKEIAGQRLELVRMRREEDGAAVMIPKGKVPLVGLRRVASGELMEGVFHYLAADHDDPELDWKVRHRDNADRLVGGGVLGVAEVVKGLHALSLLRPLPAKEREQYDNSRHLLVSEVAVSLHVPPGVAEDFIDFVLIKPAGVVFKLKPPPKPILMPNRPKRKRFVVDDEGDGLEGLGLDDLGIDGLGAVGGETPAAEGESAEGGEESEGAEGEGEGGETAAAPVPAPAPATAPKKAARPEPVPATSRVAKVPPAARPAPAMKPAPAAKPGPVGKPAPAPKPAPAAKAAPEKAAKATKPVKAAASPPPAPKKAPAKVAPAKKPKAPAKKAAPAPKKPAPKTPAKGGGKKK from the coding sequence GTGAGAGGCTCCCCCCCGCGGCACCCCGACGACCCGAAGGCAGAGTTCTCCGCGCTCGAAGGCATCATCCAGGATGCCTCCGAGCTGAAGCCTGGCGACCGCCTCGTCTACCCGAGCCAGGGCGTCTGCGCCGTGATCGGCGTGGAGGTGAAGGAGATCGCCGGCCAGCGGCTGGAGCTGGTGCGGATGCGGCGCGAGGAGGACGGCGCCGCCGTCATGATCCCCAAGGGCAAGGTCCCCCTGGTGGGCCTGCGGCGGGTGGCCTCCGGCGAGCTGATGGAGGGCGTCTTCCACTACCTGGCGGCGGATCACGACGACCCGGAGCTGGACTGGAAGGTGCGCCACCGCGACAACGCCGATCGGCTGGTGGGTGGCGGCGTGCTGGGCGTGGCCGAGGTGGTGAAGGGGCTGCACGCACTCTCCCTCCTGCGCCCCCTGCCCGCCAAGGAGCGCGAGCAGTACGACAACTCCCGGCACCTGCTGGTGAGCGAGGTGGCGGTGTCGCTCCACGTGCCGCCCGGCGTGGCCGAGGACTTCATCGACTTCGTCCTCATCAAGCCGGCGGGCGTGGTCTTCAAGCTGAAGCCGCCGCCCAAGCCCATCCTCATGCCCAACCGGCCCAAGCGGAAGCGGTTCGTGGTGGACGACGAGGGCGACGGGCTGGAGGGGCTCGGGCTCGACGACCTGGGCATCGACGGGCTGGGCGCCGTGGGCGGGGAGACGCCAGCCGCCGAGGGCGAGAGCGCCGAGGGCGGCGAGGAGTCCGAGGGGGCCGAGGGCGAGGGTGAGGGTGGCGAGACCGCTGCCGCGCCCGTGCCGGCGCCCGCGCCTGCGACTGCGCCGAAGAAGGCCGCCAGGCCGGAGCCCGTCCCCGCGACGTCCAGGGTCGCCAAGGTCCCGCCGGCTGCCAGGCCTGCGCCGGCCATGAAGCCCGCGCCGGCCGCGAAGCCCGGCCCGGTCGGAAAGCCTGCGCCGGCCCCCAAGCCTGCTCCGGCCGCCAAGGCCGCGCCGGAGAAGGCGGCCAAGGCGACCAAGCCCGTGAAGGCCGCCGCGAGCCCGCCGCCCGCGCCGAAGAAGGCGCCGGCCAAGGTCGCCCCCGCCAAGAAGCCGAAGGCCCCGGCCAAGAAGGCCGCGCCGGCGCCGAAGAAGCCGGCCCCCAAGACGCCCGCCAAGGGCGGAGGGAAGAAGAAGTGA
- a CDS encoding DMT family transporter yields MFVHSVIAAGTYLAAKRALAELSPFELALVRFGLTGLFYAALWWRSRVVIPRRDLWGLALLGVVAIPVNQGFFLYGLALTTPGHGALLYALTPIFVFLLARWRLGERATPWKVAGILTAFAGVVVVLLGRGAVGAEGAWRGLVGDLCILLAVVAWAIFAVGGKFYAERYGVRAMTGVTITIGTLLYLPFGLWLSDAASFTRLSAVGWWSVLYLVFLTSIAAYLIYYWALGKTEASRVAIWSNTQPVLTAALAFALYGEPVTGAFVVGGAMVLAGVVATQRG; encoded by the coding sequence ATGTTCGTCCACTCGGTCATCGCGGCCGGGACCTACCTCGCCGCCAAGCGGGCGCTGGCCGAGCTCTCGCCCTTCGAGCTGGCGCTGGTCCGCTTCGGCCTCACCGGCCTCTTCTACGCGGCGCTCTGGTGGCGCAGCCGGGTGGTCATCCCGCGGCGCGACCTGTGGGGCCTGGCGCTGCTGGGCGTGGTGGCCATCCCGGTGAACCAGGGCTTCTTCCTCTACGGCCTGGCCCTCACCACGCCGGGCCACGGGGCCCTGCTCTACGCGCTCACCCCCATCTTCGTCTTCCTGCTGGCGCGCTGGCGGCTCGGCGAGCGCGCCACGCCGTGGAAGGTGGCGGGCATCCTCACCGCCTTCGCCGGCGTGGTGGTGGTGCTCCTGGGGCGCGGGGCGGTGGGCGCGGAGGGGGCCTGGCGCGGCCTCGTCGGCGACCTCTGCATCCTGCTGGCGGTGGTGGCCTGGGCCATCTTCGCGGTGGGCGGCAAGTTCTACGCCGAGCGGTACGGCGTGCGCGCCATGACCGGCGTGACCATCACCATCGGCACCCTGCTCTACCTGCCCTTCGGCCTGTGGCTCTCCGACGCCGCCAGCTTCACCCGGCTCTCGGCGGTGGGCTGGTGGAGCGTGCTCTACCTGGTGTTCCTCACCTCCATCGCCGCCTACCTCATCTACTACTGGGCGCTCGGCAAGACGGAGGCCAGCCGGGTGGCCATCTGGTCCAACACCCAGCCGGTGCTCACCGCGGCCCTGGCCTTCGCCCTCTACGGCGAGCCGGTGACCGGCGCCTTCGTGGTGGGCGGGGCCATGGTGCTGGCCGGCGTGGTGGCGACGCAGCGGGGCTGA
- a CDS encoding SLBB domain-containing protein, whose product MNAEELQEIVERELARQETRRHRVAVCTAAGCLSLGSDRVKAALVRGVEEAQLADEVEVFGTGCLGLCEAGALVQVDSRQADGHVCRCLYEKVTEARAVELVRQHLAGGAPLPSGQLPLDDPFFARQHRVVLQGSGVRDPERLESCLAAGAYQSLQKALTELTPTDVIAEITASGLRGRGGGGYPTGLKWSTVHKASGPKKVVICNADEGDPGAFMDRSVLEGDPHRVLEGMAIAGYAVGAEQGFVYVRGEYPLAIDRLKVALKQAERLQLLGNRIFETGFNFRIDLRIGAGAFVCGEETALIASVEGRRGTPRPRPPYPAVSGLWGLPTLINNVETFANVAEVIRGGGAAFAAVGTERSKGTKVFALAGKIARTGLVEVPMGTTLREIVFDIGGGIPDGKAFKAAQTGGPSGGCIPAQHLDLPVDYESLVQVGSFMGSGGLIVMDETSCMVDVAAFFMEFCRDESCGKCVPCRAGTVQMHSLLQKLTHFEGSEADVAQLEELAELLKATSLCGLGQGAPNPVLSTLRYFRDEYLAHVREKRCPAGVCKGSAPAASAGAPAAEVSP is encoded by the coding sequence ATGAACGCCGAGGAGCTGCAGGAGATCGTGGAGCGCGAGCTGGCGCGGCAGGAGACGCGGCGCCACCGGGTGGCGGTCTGCACCGCGGCCGGCTGCCTCTCGCTCGGCTCGGACCGCGTCAAGGCGGCGCTGGTCCGCGGCGTGGAGGAGGCGCAGCTGGCCGACGAGGTGGAGGTCTTCGGCACCGGCTGCCTGGGCCTGTGCGAGGCCGGCGCCCTGGTGCAGGTGGACTCGCGCCAGGCCGACGGCCACGTCTGCCGCTGCCTCTACGAGAAGGTCACCGAGGCCCGCGCCGTCGAGCTGGTGCGCCAGCACCTCGCGGGCGGCGCGCCGCTCCCGTCCGGGCAGCTCCCGCTCGACGACCCGTTCTTCGCCCGGCAGCACCGGGTGGTGCTGCAGGGCTCGGGGGTGCGGGACCCGGAGCGGCTGGAGAGCTGCCTGGCCGCCGGCGCCTACCAGTCGCTGCAGAAGGCCCTCACCGAGCTGACGCCCACCGACGTCATCGCCGAGATCACCGCCAGCGGGCTGCGCGGGCGCGGCGGCGGCGGGTACCCCACCGGCCTCAAGTGGTCCACCGTCCACAAGGCCTCCGGCCCGAAGAAGGTGGTCATCTGCAACGCCGACGAGGGCGACCCCGGCGCCTTCATGGACCGCTCGGTGCTGGAGGGCGACCCGCACCGCGTGCTGGAGGGCATGGCCATCGCGGGCTACGCGGTGGGCGCCGAGCAGGGGTTCGTCTACGTGCGCGGCGAGTACCCGCTGGCCATCGACCGGCTCAAGGTGGCCCTCAAGCAGGCCGAGCGGCTGCAGCTCCTCGGCAACCGCATCTTCGAGACCGGCTTCAACTTCCGCATCGACCTGCGCATCGGAGCCGGCGCCTTCGTGTGCGGCGAGGAGACGGCGCTCATCGCCTCGGTGGAGGGGCGGCGCGGCACCCCGCGCCCGCGCCCGCCCTACCCGGCGGTCAGCGGCCTGTGGGGGCTGCCCACCCTCATCAACAACGTGGAGACCTTCGCCAACGTGGCGGAGGTGATCCGCGGCGGCGGGGCGGCCTTCGCCGCGGTGGGCACCGAGCGCTCCAAGGGCACCAAGGTCTTCGCCCTGGCCGGCAAGATCGCGCGGACCGGGCTGGTCGAGGTCCCCATGGGGACCACCCTCCGCGAGATCGTCTTCGACATCGGCGGCGGCATCCCGGACGGCAAGGCCTTCAAGGCGGCCCAGACCGGCGGCCCCTCCGGCGGCTGCATCCCGGCGCAGCACCTCGACCTGCCGGTGGACTACGAGTCGCTGGTGCAGGTCGGGTCCTTCATGGGCTCGGGCGGCCTCATCGTCATGGACGAGACCTCCTGCATGGTGGACGTGGCGGCCTTCTTCATGGAGTTCTGCCGCGACGAGTCCTGCGGCAAGTGCGTCCCCTGCCGCGCCGGCACGGTGCAGATGCACTCCCTGCTGCAGAAGCTGACCCACTTCGAGGGGAGCGAGGCCGACGTCGCCCAGCTCGAGGAGCTGGCCGAGCTGCTCAAGGCCACCAGCCTGTGCGGCCTGGGCCAGGGCGCGCCCAACCCGGTGCTCTCCACGCTGCGCTACTTCCGCGACGAGTACCTGGCCCACGTGCGCGAGAAGCGCTGCCCGGCCGGCGTGTGCAAGGGGAGCGCCCCCGCGGCGTCCGCCGGCGCGCCGGCGGCGGAGGTGTCGCCGTGA
- a CDS encoding peroxiredoxin: MTAPLLAMLLGATSLKVGDKAPDFTLPDQDGAPVSLSAALKAGPVILAFYPKAFTPGCNKQNSNFRDKYAEVEQKGARVFGVSTDTVETQKKFKAEFKLPYTLLSDADGKVAKLYSGTMPLVGVANRANFVVAQDGTISQIVEGGDAVDPNSAIAACPLRKKG, from the coding sequence ATGACCGCTCCCCTCCTCGCGATGCTCCTCGGCGCCACCTCCCTCAAGGTGGGCGACAAGGCCCCCGACTTCACCCTGCCGGACCAGGACGGCGCGCCCGTCTCGCTCTCCGCCGCCCTCAAGGCCGGACCGGTGATCCTGGCCTTCTACCCGAAGGCCTTCACCCCCGGCTGCAACAAGCAGAACTCCAACTTCCGCGACAAGTACGCCGAGGTGGAGCAGAAGGGCGCCCGCGTCTTCGGCGTCTCCACCGACACCGTCGAGACCCAGAAGAAGTTCAAGGCCGAGTTCAAGCTCCCCTACACCCTGCTCTCCGACGCCGACGGCAAGGTGGCCAAGCTCTACTCGGGCACCATGCCGCTGGTGGGCGTGGCCAACCGCGCCAACTTCGTGGTGGCCCAGGACGGCACCATCTCGCAGATCGTCGAGGGCGGGGACGCCGTCGACCCCAACTCGGCCATCGCCGCCTGCCCGCTCAGGAAGAAGGGGTGA